GCGTCGTCGCTGCCGGAGCGTCGCCCGATCGCGTAGAGGTGACGGTCGAAATCGATTCGCAGCGCAACCGCGTGCGCGCGGCGGCTTCGGGGGCGACCGCGCTCGCCGAGCCCGTGCTTACACAGCGATGCGACGAGGACGCACGTCGCGCCGCGGCGTCGCAGAGTCTCGACGGCGATGCGGCGGCCTTACAGCGCGTCGAACTCACGGCCGAGCTCACCGGCTACACGCTCGACGGCGCGCTGGCGATCGTCGACGATCGCGGTATCGTGCGGCTGGTGTTGCGGGGCGCACGCGTGCTCGTCGCGACGGCCGGCACGGTGGAAGCGAGCGCGTATCGAGCCATCGAGCGGAGCACGCGATTCGGTGACGTCGGTCGCGCGCTGCCGGCGCTCTATCTTCTGCGCGGCGAGCGGATCGCGACCTACGACGGATTGGCGAGCGCGCAACAAGCGGTAGCGCTCGCGCTTGAAGAGCTCGAGGGATGCCGGGAATCGGAGCCGGTAGCGCTGCTGACGCTGCCGCGTCAGGCGTAGCCCGTTACTGCATCGCTGCTACGTTGTCGAACTGATAGCCGGTAAAATCGGCGTTGGCCGAGAGCGGCATGTGCGGATAGTCGACCGAGATGTCCATCTTTTGCGGAAGCAAGTACGCTCCGGTCTGCCCGGGTTTGACCGTCATGTGGATGTGCATGCCGTCGTTATAGGTTGCGTCGACCCAGTCGGCGCCTTGGTCGTTGAGCGCGACTTGCGCTTTCTGCAAGTTCGGATCGTGCAATGCCTGCAGATCGAAGATGGCGTCGTCGCCGTCGATGCCGTCCGCCTCATACGCATAGTTTTCCGGCCACAGCGTGGGGTCGAGCATCGAAAGGTCGATGTCGTGCACTTGCTTGGCGAAGAACGGCATCTGCGTGAAGTGCACCCAGTAACGGTGACCCTTCTTGTACGTGCCGTCGCCGGACAGATGAAAACCCATCCACGGGAAGTGGTGCATTTTCACGGCAACGTCGGCATGGAACGTGAAATTCGGCAGACTCGAGTTGCGTGCGTCGACCGCGGCAATGATCGCGCTGCAGTCATCGGCTCGGGGGACCGCGCCCGTGAGGAGGACCGAGAGAGCGACCAGGGTCGCGTAAGTTGGCACGCGCATCGGGATACCTAGTATATTCCCGGTTATCGGCGACGCACGCCGGGTGACCGGGGTACTAAAGGTCCCGCGTTGCTTGTTCTTTACGCGTTGATTGCCATCGCGCGATCGGGAACGCGCTCGAACGCTTCTTCGAGCGAGTGCACGACCGGAAACACCTCGTCTAACCCCAGGAAGCGGAATAAGCGACCAAAGCGCTGTTCGTCTACTACGAAGCATGCCGGGCGCGCGCCGGCATCGGAACGCGAACGGCGCATGCGCATGAACTCGCACAAACACGACGAGTCGATATAGCTGACCTGACTCAAATCGACAATCAGGTAAGGCTTCTCGTAGAAGGGCCCGAGCGCTTCACGCAGCTCGTGCTGGCGGTCAATATCGAACTCGCCCGTGAGGGAGACGATGGCTGGTTCCATGACGTGCAACTCCTATGCCGACGAAAACAACCGCCCGTCGGCGTAGGCCCATTATGCTTGCTAGGCCCCTGTCATCGACAGAGGCCTAGGGCGAATCGGGACGTTCCCCAGATGGCCCTTGACAGGCCGGTTGGCTGGCGAGCTAGTTGACGCGAGGCTGCGTGATCGCCAGTCCTTCGACCTCCTCGAGCGCGACGGTGCTCTTATTGCGGCCGTAGCTGAAATAGAAGATCATTCCGGCGGCGAACCAGACCACAAACGCCAGCCACACCAGCGGGAAGAATCCCCACACGTATGGGTTGCCTTCCTTGAGGAAGTAGATCAGCCCTAACGCGGTAATCGCCGCTAGCGGCGGGATGATATACGGTCCTCCCGGCACTTCGAAAGAGCCCTTGAAGTCCGGATGACGCTTTCGCAGTATCGGTACGGCTATCGCCACGAGAATGAACGCCACGAGCGTTCCCATGTTCGTGACCGATCCGAGAATGCTGATTGGGAAGAACGCACCCGCGGCTGCAATGAGTATGCCGAACAGGATCTGCGAGATCCACGGCGTCCGGAAGGTCGGATGAAGTTTTACGAAGAGCGGCGGTATCAGTCCGTCGCGCGACATCGCGTAAAAGACGCGCGTCTGACCGTACATCATGACCAGCAGCACGGTCGTGAGGCCGGCAATCGCTCCAAACGAGATGATCAATCCCGCAGCGGTTAAACCGACGTGATTGAGCGCGAACGCCACCGGATTGGACACGTTGAGCTCGTTGAACGGCACGAGTCCGTTGAGGATCGCCACGACGACGATGTAGAGAACCGTGCAGATCACTAAACTCATGATGATGCCGAAGGGTAAATCCTTACCGGGATTTTTTGCTTCCTCGGCAGCGGTCGAGACCGCGTCAAAGCCGATATAGGCGAAGAAGATGAACGCCGCGCCGCCAAGCATGCCGCCCCAACCGAACGGGAAGTACCCGCCGGCACCCGTCGCCGGTCCCGGCGGCAAGTGATAGTTTGCGCCGTTGATGTGATCGATGCCGACCGCGATGAAAAAGAGCACGACGGCGACTTTGATGGCCACGATGATCGCGTTGACCGTACCGGATTCTTTTGTGCCTTTGACGAGCAATGCCGTGATCACAAAAATAATGCCGGCTGCCGGTAAATTGGCAAATCCCGGAGTTGCGTCCCAATGGCTGTGTTGCCACTGCTGCGGGATCGTGAGGTGAAATAAATTCTGCAGAATGTTGGTGAAGTAGCCCGACCACCCGACGCTCACGGTCGCAGCGCCGAGCGCGTATTCCAACACGAGTCCCCAGCCGACGATCCACGCGAAAAACTCACCCATGGTTGCATAGGTATACGTGTAGGCGCTCCCGGAGATGGGAACTTTGCTCGCCACTTCGGCGTAACACAGCGCAGCGAGCGCGCTGACGATGCCGGCCACGACGAACGAGATGGTGAGTGCCGGGCCCGCCCGAGTCGCCGACGCCACGCCGGTCAACACAAAGATACCGGTGCCGATAATGGCGCCGATACCCATCGCGGTGAGTTGCCACGGTCCCAGCGACCGTTTCAGGCCCTGATCATGGTTCGCGCCTTCCGCTAAGATGCGCGAAAGAGGCTTCACTCTCGATAGCAGCATGGGGGTCAATATCGCCCCGAGGCCTTTCCTCCCTGTAAAGCGGCGCGCTTACTTCACGAAGCGGATGGCAAAGGGGTAGCTGTACGGCCGTCCGGCGCCCGCCGCCAACGTTCCCATGATGATGAAGACGAGCGAGAGCAGCAAGAGCGCGACGACGATCGCGCCGACCAAGACCCAGGCTCCGACGAACCCGATTCCCATTGCCGCGGAGCCCGTCGAGTGTGCGGGCTGCGACGCTGCGGCGAAGATGAAGCCGAAGAAGCCAAAGACGCCGACCAGGATTGCCACGAGTCCAAACAGCGATATCGTGAGCTGGTAGTTCAGCGACGCTCGCGCGTGCTCGGCGACGAACGGCGACTCGTGTCCTTTGATCAGGTAAACGACCAGCGGTCCGATCACGTGGCCAAACGGCAAACCCGCCACTGCGATAAGGGCCGACAAGTGCGCCGCCATCGCCCAGTTGCGCTCTTCGGCGCTCTGTTCGGTTTGCACGCCGGTCCACTTGGAGAGAAAGGCGGTGACCGCCTGCGGCGAAGGTCGACCGTGGTGGAATTCGACGTGCTGGTCGTCGGCGGCGGTAACGCCGGGTGCGCGGCCGCGCTCGCGGCGGCGCGCCACGGCGCGCGCACGCTTTTGGTCGAGCGTTATGGTTTCTTAGGTGGAACGGCGACAGCCGCGATGGTCGGGCCATGGATGACGTTCCACTCGGGCGACCAACGCATCGTCGGCGGCATCGCACAGGAGATCGTGGAGCGCTTGGTGCGTAAAGGCGCGTCGCCCGGCCATCTGCACGATTCGTCCGATTACGTCGCTACCATTACGCCTTTCGATCCCGAGATTCACAAAGCGCTGCTCTTCGAGATGATGCGCGAGGCGGGCGTGAGCCTGATGTTACACGCCTACGTGCTCGACGCCAAGCTCGACGGCGATATCGTCCGTGGCGCGACGTTCGCGACGGTCGGGGGAACGCGCGAGTACTTCGGGCGCGTTGTCATCGACTCGACCGCCGACGCGTTCGTGGCGGCGTCGGCGGGGGTGCCGACGCAGCAGGGCGACGAGCGCGGCCGCGTTCAGCCGGCGACTTTGATGTTCCGTCTGAGTCACGTCGATCTTTCGAAGCTGTCGACCTACGTTCGCATGCATCCGGATCAAATGCGCACTTCGCTCAAGACGCACGAGCGCACTCCGGGCGCGTTGACGGCCATCGCCGGGCTGTATCAGTTGTGGGAAGAAGCGCGCCGCGACGGCGTCGTGGACCTTCCGCGCGAGCTCGTCTCGTTCTTCATCTCGCCCTATCCGGACGAAGTCACGGTAAACATGACGCGCGTGGTCAACATCGATCCGCTCGATCCCGGCGACTTGACGCGCGCGGAGATCGAAGCGCGTCTCCAAACGATGCAGCTGCTCGAGTTCTTTCGGTCGCGCGTTCCGGGTTTCGAAAACGCGCGCATCGCCGCCACGGGCACGCAGGTCGGCATTCGCGAATCGCGGCGCATCGTCGGGCGTTACACGCTGACGCGCGACGACGTGCTGCAAGGCCGGCACTTCGACGACGCGGTGGCGTGCAGCGCGTATCCGATCGACATTCACAACCCGGCAGGTACTGGAACGACGACGCAGCGCCTCGCTCCCGGCCAAAGCTACGACATTCCGTATCGCTGCCTGGTGCCCGTCAATCGCGAGCAGCTGCTCGTCGCCGGACGCTGCATCTCCACCACGCACGAAGCGCTGGCGTCGACGCGTTTGACGCCGACCGTCATGACGTTGGGACAAGCCGCCGGCACGGCCGCCGCACTCGCGCGTAAACGGCGCGTTCGCGTCGGCGACGTCGACACTAAAGAGTTGCGCGCGCAGCTCATCGCCGACGGCGTCTATCTTCAACGCGAAGGAACGGCGCCGTGAATAAGGCGATCGCGCTAGCGCGCACGTACGGCGTTTCCATGTGTTTTGCCGATTTAGGCGACTGGGGTCTCGACGAGCTGCGCTCGGAGTACGATCCCGGTGTTCCCGAGATCCGGCTCAACGTTCGCATCGCCGAGCAGCTGACGCCGCAAGAGCTGGGCGAGTTCGTGACCTTGGCGATCGGTCACGAGCTCTACCATCACCGCGAGCGTATCGGCGAAATCGTCGTCATCCCGGACCGCATCGCACGCGAGCACGCCGCCAACGACTACGCGCGAAAGTTTTTAGAGCCGTGAAATACGTTGCGGGCATCGACGGCGGACAAACGACGACGGCCGCAGCCGTCGGCGACGAGCGCGGACGCATTCTCGGTCGCGGCATCGCCGGTCCCGCCGATGAAGTGGGTCAAGATGCCGGGTCGACGCGCATGCGCGACGCGTTATCGAATGCCCTGCGCGCGGCGTGCAAAGACGCGGGCCTGGACGCCGATACGCACTTCGAGGCGATCGTTGCCGGCGTCAGCGGCTACGAAGGACGCGTGTACGGAAAAGTTCCGCAGCTTCGGGGAACGCGTTTCGTCCTGATGCACGACGCGCCGATCGCGCACGCCGGCGCGCTCGCCGGACGTCCGGGCATCGTCGTGATCGCCGGCACCGGTTCGGTCGTCTACGCAACCGACGGCAAGCAGGGCTGGACGCTCGGCGGTTGGGGATATCTTTTCGGCGATGAGGGCAGCGCGTTCTGGTTCGCATCTAACGCGATTCGCGCAGCGATGTATGGAGAGGATCATGGCGTCGATCCCAACCACGCGCGCGACAAGATCTGCACGTACTTCGGCGTTCCGTCGCTGCGCGCGCTGGCGCGTGCGTTTTATGCCGGCGAAATCTCGCGCGCTCGCATCGCGTCGTTTGCATCGGAACCCGATAAAGCCGACGTGCTGGGAGGGGCGAACGCCCTTGCGATGCTCGTCCGCGAATCGGTCGTTCGCGGCGCGCCTGCCCGCGTCGCCCTGGTCGGCGGAATGTTTTCCAGCGCGGAGTTTACGCAAGAGGTTCGAGCCCACGTGAAGCGATGGCTCCCCGCCGCCCAAATCGTGGACCCCAAGTACGATCCGGCTGCCGGGGCGCTGCTCTTGGCCTACCGAGAAGCCGGCATTTCCGGCATCGAGATCGCTTCGTGAGCGAGCTGAGTCTGCTCGACGAGCTGCGGGGCGGATTGATCGTCTCGGTTCAGGCGTGGCCTGGCTCGGCGCTCGACGACCCGCACGTCATCGCCGCGATGGCGCGCGCAGCTCAAGAAGGTGACGCCGTCGGCGTGCGCGTGCAAGGCGTAGCAAATCTCCGCGCGGTGCGAGGGCGGGTTCAAGTTCCGATCGTCGGATTGATCAAACGCGAGTATCCCGGCTACGAGCCGTACATTACGCCGACGCTGGAAGAAGTGACCGCGATCGCCGGTGCGGGCGCCGACCTCATCGCGTTCGACGCGACCGGCCGGAAGCGACCGGGCGATGCGCGGCTCGAAACGCTCGTCGCGGCGATTCACGCGGCCGGGCGACTCGCAGTAGCCGACTGCGCCACCCTAGAGGAAGGAAGGACCGCCGCGCGGCTGGGCGCCGACGTGGTAGCCACAACCCTCTGCGGCTACACTTCCGAGACGGCCGGAACCCCGTTACCGGCGCTGGAGTTGGTCGCCGCCCTTCGACAAGCTCTGGGCGACACCGGGTTCGTGGTCTGCGAAGGCGGCGTGCACTCGCCGGATCAGGTACGGGCTGCGCTCGACGCCGGTGCCGATGCAGTCGTAGTCGGAACCGCCATTACTAACGTAGACTGGCTAGTAAGAGAGTTTGCAGGGTCTACCGATACGGCGCGAAACCGCTACCGTTAGCGTCCTTTAAAGAGGAGAGAGCGATCCTTGGTTGAGCACAAATCGCCACCGATAAGTCTCGGGCGTAGCTTTTGGCTTGTCACGGCCGTCCTGGGCGTCGCGGCAATCGCGTCGATCATCTACTGGATTTACGCGCCGATCGAGAGCTGGGTTCCTTCGATCATCGTCACCGCGTACCAAGTCGACGTCTTCTTTCGGTTCTTGGCTGCCACGGGAAGCGCGCTGTACATCTTCGTCTGCGGCTACATCCTCTACTTTGCAATCGAGTTCCGTGCGCGGAAGGACGATCCGCCCGACGCCATCGGCGTGCAGATTCACGACAACCATAAGCTCGAGTTCTGGTGGACGGTTGGCCCCACTGTGTTTGTGGCCATCATTGCGATCGTCAGCTGGATCATTTGGGCGCAGATCATCTTGCCAAGCAACAACGCGGGAGGCGCCCTCGTCATAGAGGCAATCGGGCATCAATTCGAGTTCACGTTCCGCTATCCCGAGATCAACGGCGAAGTCACCAGCGAGATGCATCTGCCGATCAACGTGCCGGTGACGCTGAACCTCACCTCGTCCGACGTTATTCACTCGTTCTGGATACCGGCGATGCGCCTCAAGCAGGACACCATTCCCGGAATGGTGACGGAAATCAAATTAACGCCGAATACGCTCGGCCGCTTCCCCATCGTTTGCGCGCAGTTCTGCGGGCCGCTCCACGCCAGGATGAACGCGCTCGTTTCCCAGCCGGGACCGGGTTCGGGTCAAGGACAGTGGGTCGTCGTCGAAGACATGGCGTCGTACCAAAAGTGGTATCACGATTGGCAAGAGAAGAACGCGCACGTGAGCAACGCGCTGCCGTCGACCAGCGGCACGATTGCGTTGACGGGCGGCGACGCCGCCGCGGGCAAGGCCTTGTTCTCGCAGAAATGCACGGCGTGTCACGCGCTCGCGCCGTTCGATCAGAAGCTCGTCGGACCGGGCCTCAAGGGCGTGCTGCACGATCCGTCGCATCCCAATCTCGTCAACGGCGATCCGGCGACACCGGACAACGTTGCGAAGATTTTGCAGCAAGGGTTTACGGGCAGCATGGGAACGATGCCCAACGCTACCACCAACGGGCTCTCAGACAAAGATATCGCCAATCTCGTCGCATTCTTGGATTCATTGAAGTAACCGGGGGACACACAAAGGGTTATGTCAGTAGCAGCTGCACATCCAGGCGGAATCGCCGATCACATCCATCCCGAGCCGCAGGGATTCATCAAGCGATACGTCTTCTCGATCGATCACAAGATCATCGGCATTCAGTACCTGATCACCGGCTTCGTCTTCATGATGCTGGCGGGTCTGCTGGCCGAGACGATTCGAACGCAGCTCCTCAATGCCAACGGCGGCTTCGTTTCGCCGGATACGTATAACGAAGTCTACAGCGTGCACGGCAGCGCAATGGTGTGGCTAGTCATCATTCCGCTGGCGACCGGCGGGTTCGGCAATCTGGTCTTTCCGATCCAGATCGGCGCTCGCGACGTGGCGTTCCCGTGGCTGAACATGCTCAGCTTCTGGATCTTCCCGGTTGCCGGCTTGATGTTGTTCTCGTCGTTCCTCATAGGCGCGCCCTCGGCAGGCTGGACGGAGTATCCGCCGGTGTCGCTGCAAGGCGCTCCAGGAACGACGATGTGGTGTGCGGCGATCTTTTTAGTCGGCGTCAGTTCGACCTTGACCGGTATCAACTTCGTCGTGACGATCCTCAAGATGCGTGCGCCCGGAATGACGTTTACGCGTATGCCGCTATTCTGCTGGGGACAGTTCGCCACCGCGCCGCTGCTCATGATCGCGACGACGGCACTGGCGGCCGCGCTCGCGGCGCTCTTCATGGAGCGCGTCTTCGGCGTGCCCTTCTACGACCCGACCAAAGGCGGCAGTCCGGTGCTCTGGCAGCACATGTTCTGGTTCTACTCGCACCCGGCCGTCTACATCATGATTCTGCCGCTCTTCGGCATCATCTCCGAAGTGCTGCCGACGTTCTCGCGCAAACCGATCTTCGGCTACAAGCTCATCGCCTTCTCGTCGATGGCGATCGCACTGCTCGGCTTCATGGTCTGGGCGCACCACATGTTCACGTCGGGCCTGGCGCCGTTCTTGCAAGTGCTCTTCATGATCATGACGTTCACGATCGCCATTCCGACCGGCGTGAAGATCTTCTCCTGGATCGCGACCTTGTGGGGCGGCAAGATCCATTACACGACCGCGATGCTCTTTGCGATGGGTTTCCTCGCGCTGTTCACGTTCGGCGGTATCACCGGCGTCTTTCTCGCGGCGGTGCCGACGGATCTCGATCTGCACGGTACGTATTTCGTCGTGGGTCACTTTCACTACGTGCTCGTCGGCGGGAGCTTGATGGGCGTTTTCGCCGGTATGTACTACTGGTTCCCGAAGATGGCCGGACGTTTGCTCAACGAGACGTGGGGCAAGGTTCACTTCTGGCTGTTCTTCGTCGGTTTCAACATGACGTTCTTGCCGATGCACTGGCTCGGCTTCGAGGGCATGCCGCGCTGGGTGGCGACCTACGATCCGCAGTTCCAGTTCTGGAACCGCTTCGAATCCGTCGGCTCGTACATCATGACCTTGGGAATCCTGTGCTTCTTCATCAACGTGATCTACAGCGCTCGCGCCGGCAAGAAGTCCGGGCCCAATCCCTGGGGTGCGCGCACCCTCGAGTGGCAGATCCCGTCGCCGCCCAACTACTACAACTTCAAGCGCGTGCCGACGGTCTACGGTCTGCCGTACGACTTCTCGCAGCCGCTGCCGTACACGGGACTTGAAGACGAGCTTACCGACGCGCCGCCGGCGCAACTCGCGGGAGCGCACCACTAATGGCAGTAGCGGCGATTCCCCACGACGGGCACGGCGAAGCCGATCAGCTCTACATCGAAACGCGCGAGCTGCGTCTGCAGGGGTTCTTGCTGTTCCTGATCAGCGACTGCGTGCTGTTCTCGTCGTTCATCTTTGCGTATCTTTACTTGCGTAACAGCGGGCAAGGGTGGCCGCCGCCGGGGATACAGCGTCTCGACGTCGCCTTTGCGGCGTGGAACTCGGTGGTGCTGTTCGGATCCGGCGCGACGATGCACTACGCGCTCGAGAACTGGAAGCACGGCAACTTCATGAAGTACATGTGGTGCCTGATCGCGACCATCATTCTCGGCGCGATGTTCCTGGGCGGTCAGGGATACGAGTACAATCACTTGATCTTCAGCGAGCACGTGACGTGGGCGGGCAGCGGCATCTTCGGCGCATCGTTCTTTACGCTGACCGGCATGCACGGTTTCCACGTCTTCATGGGCGTGTGCTATCTCACGGTCTTGCTGCTGCAGTCTGCCGGCGGCACCTACACGTACCAAAAGTATTTCGGTATCACCGCCGGGACACTGTACTGGCATTTCGTCGACGTTATTTGGGTTGTACTCTTCTCGATCTTCTACTTGTTATAAGGACCGCCGCATGAACATCGTGATCTTGGAAAAGGTCGGAGCCATCGCCGGCGGCGTCATCGTCGGCATCGTCGCGTTCTACGCGCTGTGGAAAGATTGGAAGACGCCTGGCGTTGAAAATCACGTTTTCAAGCTTATGCTGCTCCTGCTCGGCGTCGGTGCGATCGTCGCACTGTTGGCCGGTGCCGGCGTCATCGGCACGTTCGGAAAGGCGTAAGGACGATGATCGTTCGCGATGATGAGCGTCTCGACTTCAGTAAAGTTCCCGAAAGCCGCGGCGTTCCGACGATGGTATACTACGTGGCGATCGTGGGCATCATCGGCATATTCTTCATCGGCGGTGCCTCGGTTATGAGCTCGGGTTGGGGCCACCACTGGCCGGCCAACACGACCTTGCGCGTCCCTCTAGGACAACATAAATAATAGCGCGCCCCATGAGCGCGCCCTCACGACTTCGCTTTCTCTCAACCGTCGCCGCGGCAACGCTGGCGCCATACGTCGAGTGGGCGCGCCCCGCGCTCGCGCAGACGCTGCCGTCGAAACTCACCGATATCGATCATATCGTGATTTTGATGCAAGAGAACCGTTCGTTCGATCACTACTTCGGTACGCTCTCGGGCGTGCGCGGTTTCGCCGATGCGAAAGCTGCGCTGCTTCCAAACGGGCGCCCCGTCTTCTACCAGCCCGACCCACACTCCACCGCGGGCTACGTTCTCCCTTTCCATCTCGACACGCTCACCACCAGTGCGCAGCGCCTGCACGATCTCAGCCACGCGTGGAACGCGCTGCACGCCTCGTGGAACGGCGGACGCATGGATGCCTGGGTTCCGGCACACCGCAAGACCGACGGCAGCAGCGCTCCGCTCACGATGGGCTACTATCGTCGTTCCGATCTGCCGTTCCACTACGCGCTAGCCGACGCGTTTACGATCTGCGACGGCTACCACAGCTCGGTGTTGGGGCCGACAAACCCAAATCGCTACATGTGGATGACCGGCACGATCGATCCCGACGGCGCCTACGGCGGCCCGGCGATGAATAATCGAGGCACGCGTTACTCGTGGGAAACCTACGCGCAGCGCTTGGAGCGCGCCGGCGTCTCGTGGAAGATCTATCGCCCGGAGGTCAGCGTCGCATTCCCGGTCGGTCTCGACGTCATCATGAACTTCGCGGCGTTTCAAGACGCGCCGAAGACCTCGGGGCTTTACGAGAACGCCGTCAGGCAGCGCTCGGTGCAGACGCTGCTCTCCGACATCGCAACCGGCAATCTTCCGTCGGTCACTTGGATCGTTCCGCCCTACGACGCATGCGAACACCCCGACATGCTTCCGGCGGCCGGCGAAAACTACGTACGTCAGATTCTCGAAGCGTTCTGGTCGAATCCGAGGCTGTGGTCGCGCACGGCGTTCGTCCTCGTCTACGATGAAAATGACGGGCTCTTCGATCACGTCGCGCCGCCCACGCCGCCGGCGGGCACTGCGGGCGAATATGTGGGCGGCGCACCGATTGGCTTGGGCTTTCGCGTTCCGTGTCTGGTCGTCTCGCCGTTTTCGCGCGGCGGTTACGTTTGCGGCACGACGTTCGACCATACCTCGACCTTGCGACTGATCGAAGCCCGCTTCGGCGTAGAAGT
The sequence above is drawn from the Candidatus Baltobacteraceae bacterium genome and encodes:
- a CDS encoding alkaline phosphatase family protein, producing the protein MSAPSRLRFLSTVAAATLAPYVEWARPALAQTLPSKLTDIDHIVILMQENRSFDHYFGTLSGVRGFADAKAALLPNGRPVFYQPDPHSTAGYVLPFHLDTLTTSAQRLHDLSHAWNALHASWNGGRMDAWVPAHRKTDGSSAPLTMGYYRRSDLPFHYALADAFTICDGYHSSVLGPTNPNRYMWMTGTIDPDGAYGGPAMNNRGTRYSWETYAQRLERAGVSWKIYRPEVSVAFPVGLDVIMNFAAFQDAPKTSGLYENAVRQRSVQTLLSDIATGNLPSVTWIVPPYDACEHPDMLPAAGENYVRQILEAFWSNPRLWSRTAFVLVYDENDGLFDHVAPPTPPAGTAGEYVGGAPIGLGFRVPCLVVSPFSRGGYVCGTTFDHTSTLRLIEARFGVEVANLTQWRRDTCGDLTAAFGFGEPGDASTPSLPPTADALRIVEQRVVSLPPPAVPSIQAMPDQEAGTFVRRRRPARAAP